Proteins encoded in a region of the Solanum dulcamara chromosome 9, daSolDulc1.2, whole genome shotgun sequence genome:
- the LOC129902768 gene encoding uncharacterized protein At1g01500-like, with amino-acid sequence MENSREFLSNGKPDDPGLQIIRHPSYQSCGKLSLSWFDIRVFYIRISNFVVDDSTPESLTLNHIPLSRDTLLEVNGKRCSIYSEGAFCLLRRDRVDKKTEEATFVSTDSIRLTGSVNFEVSYKDDLFLSGYLEMDNINDSKNCLRRWSMNCESVMSVGTGFLKGKHIVGFESLSPTIEVYVTGCFSGTPIILTKTLQLNHRKKHHRKGMLDSIPEHDTSEQQKEVSSGHDLQATEYNRNYKPESEEDYNNMYWGRTDFMDGEDGEMSWFNAGVRVGVGIGLGICVGVGVGVGLLVRTTRNLRRRLM; translated from the exons ATGGAGAATTCGCGTGAATTTCTAAGCAATGGAAAACCAGATGATCCTGGTCTTCAAATTATAAGGCACCCCTCTTACCAATCTTGTGGGAAATTATCGTTATCTTGGTTTGATATTAGAGTATTTTACATCAGAATCAGCAATTTTGTGGTCGATGATTCAACCCCAGAAAGTCTTACGCTTAACCATATCCCTCTAAGCCGCGATACGCTGCTTGAAGTAAATGGTAAAAGATGTTCTATATACTCAGAAGGAGCCTTTTGTCTTCTTCGAAGGGACCGTGTTGATAAGAAAACTGAAGAAGCTACATTTGTGAGCACAGATAGTATAAGATTGACAGGGAGTGTGAACTTTGAGGTTTCCTATAAAGATGATCTTTTTCTCTCCGGGTATTTGGAGATGGACAACATCAATGATTCTAAAAACTGTCTTAGGAGATGGAGCATGAACTGTGAATCAGTTATGAGCGTTGGCACGGGATTTCTGAAAGGGAAACACATCGTGGGTTTTGAATCATTGTCGCCGACAATTGAAGTCTATGTTACCGGTTGCTTCTCTGGGACACCTATCATCTTAACTAAGACTTTACAGCTAAATCACAGGAAGAAGCACCATAGAAAGGGTATGTTAGACTCCATTCCGGAGCATGACACATCTGAACAGCAAAAAGAAGTCTCATCTGGACATGATCTGCAG GCAACAGAATACAACAGAAACTACAAACCAGAAAGCGAAGAAGACTACAACAACATGTACTGGGGACGAACAGATTTTATGGATGGTGAAGATGGAGAAATGTCCTGGTTCAACGCTGGAGTCCGAGTTGGTGTTGGGATTGGCCTTGGCATTTGTGTAGGAGTTGGAGTAGGAGTTGGTTTATTAGTCCGTACTACGCGAAACCTAAGAAGGCGCCTTATGTAA
- the LOC129902767 gene encoding uncharacterized protein LOC129902767 isoform X2, whose product MFRRKNHSHSEQEGEDKQHKVKELRASLGLLSGRSAQYCTDACLKRYLEARNWNVDKSKKMLEESLKWRLLFKPEEIRWNEVAKEGETGKVFKANFHDRCGRTVLILRPGMQNTSALDNQMKHLVYLIENAIFNLPEGQEQMAWLIDFTGWSITNNVPVKSARETINILQNHYPERLAAALLYNPPRLFEAFWKIVKYFMDPKTFQKVKFVYPKNKDSVELMKSFFDVDNLPTEFGGTATLNYDHEEFSRQMAQDDVKAAKFWGLDKHPLGANGGYSAVEVAPEPESLPLPATA is encoded by the exons ATGTTTCGTCGCAAGAACCATTCTCATAGTGAACAAGAGGGTGAGGACAAGCAGCACAAG GTTAAGGAGCTTAGGGCTTCCCTGGGGCTACTCTCAGGGCGCAGCGCACAGTACTGCACCGATGCATGTTTAAAAAGGTATTTGGAAGCACGGAACTGGAATGTAGATAAATCAAAGAAGATGTTGGAGGAGTCGCTTAAATGGAGGTTATTGTTTAAACCTGAAGAAATTCGCTGG AATGAAGTAGCGAAAGAAGGTGAGACTGGGAAGGTGTTTAAAGCAAATTTTCATGACCGCTGTGGCAGGACAGTCCTTATATTGCGACCAGGAATGCAG AACACATCAGCACTTGACAACCAGATGAAGCATTTGGTGTATCTAATCGAGAATGCCATTTTTAATCTGCCAGAAGGTCAAGAACAGATGGCCTGGTTAATTGACTTCACTGGATGGTCTATAACCAATAACGTTCCCGTAAAATCTGCTCGCGAGACCATcaatattttgcaaaaccacTACCCTGAGAGACTCGCTGCAGCACTTTTGTACAACCCACCGCGACTTTTTGAAGCATTTTGGAAG ATTGTCAAATACTTTATGGATCCCAAAACATTTCAGAAGGTGAAGTTTGTGTATCCAAAGAACAAGGATAGTGTGGAACTAATGAAGTCATTCTTCGACGTGGATAATCTTCCTACTGAGTTTGGAGGAACAGCGACTCTGAATTATGATCACGAGGAGTTTTCAAGGCAAATGGCTCAGGATGATGTGAAAGCCGCCAAATTTTGGGGTTTGGACAAACACCCCCTTGGTGCTAATGGTGGTTACTCTGCAGTAGAAGTTGCTCCAGAACCTGAATCGCTTCCTCTACCAGCCACTGCCTGA
- the LOC129902767 gene encoding uncharacterized protein LOC129902767 isoform X1 produces the protein MFGGFCWESSSKRRIIVALTMFRRKNHSHSEQEGEDKQHKVKELRASLGLLSGRSAQYCTDACLKRYLEARNWNVDKSKKMLEESLKWRLLFKPEEIRWNEVAKEGETGKVFKANFHDRCGRTVLILRPGMQNTSALDNQMKHLVYLIENAIFNLPEGQEQMAWLIDFTGWSITNNVPVKSARETINILQNHYPERLAAALLYNPPRLFEAFWKIVKYFMDPKTFQKVKFVYPKNKDSVELMKSFFDVDNLPTEFGGTATLNYDHEEFSRQMAQDDVKAAKFWGLDKHPLGANGGYSAVEVAPEPESLPLPATA, from the exons ATGTTTGGTGGTTTTTGTTG GGAAAGCTCAAGTAAGAGACGAATTATAGTAGCATTGACCATGTTTCGTCGCAAGAACCATTCTCATAGTGAACAAGAGGGTGAGGACAAGCAGCACAAG GTTAAGGAGCTTAGGGCTTCCCTGGGGCTACTCTCAGGGCGCAGCGCACAGTACTGCACCGATGCATGTTTAAAAAGGTATTTGGAAGCACGGAACTGGAATGTAGATAAATCAAAGAAGATGTTGGAGGAGTCGCTTAAATGGAGGTTATTGTTTAAACCTGAAGAAATTCGCTGG AATGAAGTAGCGAAAGAAGGTGAGACTGGGAAGGTGTTTAAAGCAAATTTTCATGACCGCTGTGGCAGGACAGTCCTTATATTGCGACCAGGAATGCAG AACACATCAGCACTTGACAACCAGATGAAGCATTTGGTGTATCTAATCGAGAATGCCATTTTTAATCTGCCAGAAGGTCAAGAACAGATGGCCTGGTTAATTGACTTCACTGGATGGTCTATAACCAATAACGTTCCCGTAAAATCTGCTCGCGAGACCATcaatattttgcaaaaccacTACCCTGAGAGACTCGCTGCAGCACTTTTGTACAACCCACCGCGACTTTTTGAAGCATTTTGGAAG ATTGTCAAATACTTTATGGATCCCAAAACATTTCAGAAGGTGAAGTTTGTGTATCCAAAGAACAAGGATAGTGTGGAACTAATGAAGTCATTCTTCGACGTGGATAATCTTCCTACTGAGTTTGGAGGAACAGCGACTCTGAATTATGATCACGAGGAGTTTTCAAGGCAAATGGCTCAGGATGATGTGAAAGCCGCCAAATTTTGGGGTTTGGACAAACACCCCCTTGGTGCTAATGGTGGTTACTCTGCAGTAGAAGTTGCTCCAGAACCTGAATCGCTTCCTCTACCAGCCACTGCCTGA